ACTCGCTCCGTCAGTCGGAGAAGTGCCCATCGGCACGCTGCTCGTCTGCAAGGGAGAAATCCTAGCCAAGGCCCATAATCTCCGCGAGGCCCGGCAGGATCCCACTGCCCATGCTGAGATGCTTGCGATCCAAGAGGCGGCAGCCAAGGTGGGAAGCTGGCGGCTCACCGACTGTACGCTCTATGTCACGCTTGAGCCCTGCCCGATGTGCGCGGGAGCCATCGTGCAATCACGAATCGCCCGGCTGGTCTTCGGCGCCTGGGACCCCAAAGCCGGCGCCTGCGGCTCGCTCATGGATATTCCCGCGGAACCCCGCTTGAACCACCGGGTACGGGTCGAAGGAGGACTGCTCGAAGAAGAAAGCCAGCGACTGCTGCAGGAGTTTTTCCGAAACCGGCGAAGCCTCTCGAAATCAGGCGATCCCACGGTCATACAGCCGGCCCCCTAAGGCCAGCAGCAGGCCTCCGTTCGCCACTCATCTCCCTGTGCCGTCACGGCGCCGATCCACCCGTCTTCGAGAGCAAGAAACCGGACCAGCCCCTGTTCGACAGAGCCAGAGACAGGATTCCAATTCACCGCCGCGGCAAGCCCATCCGGCAACAGCGTGACCTCACAGCGATCCAACGGGAACTGGAGTCCAATCCCCTTACACTTCAAAAAGGCCTCCTTGGCGGCCCAATACCGAAAAAACTGGGCGGATTGTGCGGCGCCAGGCAAACCCATCACGCTCTCACGTTCAGCCGGTGAATAAAACCGCTGCGCCAGCTTGACCACTTCGACATCGGCCCGAATCCGTTCAAGATCGACACCCACTTCCTGCTGCCTGGCCACTGCAATCAGCAGCCGTCCATGAGAATGAGACAAATTAAAATGGATAGGCGCCACGCCGGCTGGCAAACCAGCCAGCGCCGGTTTGCCCGCCGCCCCCGAGTGGAACGTCAGCGCAGACGGATCGAAACCGGTGTAGCGGGCAAGAACGGCCCGAAGACAGCCCCGCGCAAGAATGTAGCGGTTGCCATCTTCGAGACGCACACAACGGCCGGCTCGGACCCGTTCATTATGGCTCAGCCATTCGCGGCAAAGCGCCATCGTAGCGGAGGTCCCCTCGAGCGAAAATCCCCAGAGGTGAACAGTCCGCGCCTCCAGCGGCACCGGAACATGCCAGCTGGAATCGCAAATCTGATCGCTCGATGAAAACGCTACCGGTCCAGCACTCTGCACATCCATCTCGCTTCCAGGAAGGCCCGACTACTCACCATCCGGCCTATTCTCATCTAGGCCAGGGAAAGAAAACCGATTGAAAAATCTTCGCCCCCACGTTAAGCTCCCCCAGTCGCAATTCCCCCGGGTCTTGCTTCCCAGTCATACCAGTTGAACGGAGAGGTGCCAGAGTGGCCGAATGGACTCGCCTCGAAAGCGGGCGTCCTCGTAAGGGGACCGTGGGTTCAAATCCCACCCTCTCCGCCAAACAGAGCTTGCTCGACCCGGAGCCTCTATAATTGATCTTGGCGACAGGATAGAACACCTCACGCAGTCCTCAGGTCATATACCAACCTTCGGTTATTTTGGCGGCGGAATAGAACACTTCTAGAGTTTCTTCGCCTTCTCCCCCAGCGCCCGTCTCAACTCGACCAGTGCCAGCGTATCCCGCTTGCAATAGGCCAGGAGCGCCTCCTGAATCCTCACCCGCTCGATCCAATCCGTCTCGACGAAGACCATCCGATAATATTCGCTCGCCGCATGCCCGCCTTCCTGAATACCCAGATCGCCATACCCTAGCGACGGCACGAGAGCGGGCAGCACGTTCTTGAGTGAATAGGAGCCGTCGAATTCTGGATGATAGTAGTGATCCCGCACGATCGGATGCAGATCCCACAGACGTTTCACCAGCGCGCGCAGCGCGGTTCGCCATTCCGGCAAGACCTCGGCCAGTTGCTCAATGACCGACTTCTCATAGGGCGAATACACACAAATGCTCCCCTGAGTCCCTAAGGAGTCGAGAAGAGCTTCTGCCAACGGCTTGCGGGGATCAGTCCCCTCGGTATGCAGGAATTCATGATGGACCAGGCCGCCGGATTCCTGCTCGATATGATTCGACCATTGCATCGGAAGCGCTTGGTACGGACGCGTTCCGGCAAAGCGCGGCACCGCCATCATGACCGTTTCGAAATCCAGATGATGGACGGGAAACCGCACTGTCTGTAACGCGGCGCCCAATGTCTCCGACACCCACTCCGCATGGTCTTTCACCCGGCGCTGCACCAGCGAGAGCTTCGTCCCATCGGGAATCTCATCGATCGTCGTCACACCCTGTCCGGCCAGCTGATTCACCACCTGCTTGGTCCCGGGCAAGTGAAAGATCCACCGCGCCGGCTTCGGCTTCGTACAATGCGCCCAGAAAGGACATTCATACGGCGTGAGACAATGCTGATCCGGCTCGATCTTCGGCGGATCCGGCAGAAGCACCATGGCTTTCATGGCAGCTAACCGATCGACGACAATGGCCTGACGGTCACGCACTGCGGATGAGAGGTCTTGAATCGCAAACAGCTCAGCGAGATCGGCCTCGCCCCCGGAATAGGTGTAGCCGGTGTTGATATACATCAGATAGCTGCCGATCACAGGCAGCCCTGCACTGGCCAACACATGGTATTGCAAGGCCAGATCGTCAAGATGGACATCCTTGATCCTGGTCGAGGACTTGACTTCAATCAAGCGCCAGCCCACACCGCCACCCTCCGAGGCACCGACGCGTTCCAGGATATCCACACGAATGAGCACGCCGTCGGCCATGATGGCCGCTTCATAGATCGCCGGCACCGCCGGATCAGCGAGAAACTCCGCCGTCTGCGCCAAGGCGGCCTCAGTCTGCCGGTATCCAGCCGTCACCAGCCTGCCGCCGGGGAAGCGCGTTCGCGCTAACTCTCCGACCTCTGTCCCCATATCCAGAATCGCCTGCGTGCCCGCATCCGGCGGCGTCGCCAGCTGCGGCTGATAGAGCTCAAGATGCAGGCGCTTATGGCATTGCAGGCCGGCCAGAAATTTTGACTTTGAGAGCCGGAGCGACCTCTGAGGCGCGAACGAAGAGGCTATGGCGGAATCATTCGTCATGCGATGACCCTAAGCGAAGAACAATACATTTGTCTAGCAGGCCTCTGCCCTCCTTCTGATAGGATACAAGCTCATGGCTTCCAGCATCGCACAGATCAGAAAATCCGTCCTGACCCTCGCCTTGCCGGTCACCGTGAGCAGCCTGCTCCAGCGAACCGAGGGCATCCTCGCCGTGTTCCTCGTCGGCGGCCTCGGCGCGACCTCAATCGCCGCGGTGGGGCTCGGCCAATTGCTGGCCTTCATCGCTACCACGCTGGTCTCAGGGCTCTCCGTCGGAGCCAATGTGCTGATCGCCCAACTCTGGGGTGCGCGCCGCACCAACGATGTCGAGGAAGCCGCCACCCACTTGCTCGGTCTAACTGCCCTCGTCTCCTGCGCGCTCGCCGCCTTCGGCCTTCTCCTGAACCGGCCGGCCATGGAACTGCTCGGCGCCGAGCCCGACGTGATGACGCGCGCGCTGCCCTATTCCAACTTAATCTTTCTGGTCATTCCCTGCACCATCTTCCTCCAAGTCCTCTCCTCGATCTTACAGGGCACCGGAGATACCAAAACCCCGATGTACGCCTTGATCGGCGTCAATCTGCTCTATGTGCTGGTCGCCTATCCCTTGATCTATGGGCGGTGGGGGCTTCCCCACTTGGGAATCACCGGCGCAGGCGTCGCCGTCGGCCTCGCGGAGGGATCGGGTGTCGCCTATCTCCTCTGGCACTGCCGGCATCTCGTGAGCACGAAGTGGCAGCTGCGCAGCGATCTTCTGCGCTCAGCCTGGCACATCGGCGCACCGGTGTCCGGCGAACGTCTGTTTCAGCAAGCCGGCATCATCGTCTACACGAAAATCGTCCTCCTGTACGGCACCGTCAGTTATGCGGCCCATCAAGTGGGGCTCTCAATCGAATCGCTGTCGTTCCTTCCAGGATATGGGTTCGCCATCGCCGCGGCCACCATGGTGGGGCAAAGCATCGGGGCGGGGAAATATGTGCGGGCGAAGCTGGAGAATTGGGAAGCCAACCGGCTGGCAACGGTGGCCATGGCCTCGATGGGCATGCTGTTTTTTTTCTTTCCCTATGCGCTCCTTCAAGCGTTTACCAACGACGAAGCCGTCATTGAACTGGGCACCGGCTTCCTGCGCATCGTGGCGGTCCTTCAGATTCCGCTGGCACTGACGATGGTGCTGGCCGGATCCTTGCGCGGAGCCGGAGATACCCGCTTCATCATGTGGGCGACGACCGCCGGCATGTGGGGCGTGCGCGTGCCGCTGGCGCTCCTCGCAGGCCTGTGGCTGTCGCTCGACATCCTCTTTGTGTGGAGCGCGATGATCGCGGACTGGACAGTGCGGATGGCGCTCTTGCTGTGGCGGTACCAATCTGAACGATGGCAGGCCATTCGCATCGTTTAATCCCCCCTATTCGGGGGGGGTAGAACCATACCTTATTGGGACTGGTCTTCAGGGTAGTACTGGCGGAAAATCCCAACTTTGCAAGGTCCTCAAAAGTTTGCCCGTAAGAGCACGAAAAGGAACAGCAACCCGTGCATAATCCACAGCATTTTTCGGCCCTCATTGAATCAACGCCGCCGACTGTTGCCCCCCTGCAACGGATAGACTTTGCAAAGCAATCGGCCTTTCGAACATATCTCGAACAGGTGATGTCAAACTTTCAACACGTTCCACTCAGCAACAAAATCCAAACGCCCCCGGACCCCAAAGATCTTTTGAACCTTTTGACCGGTCGGGACTTCTGTTATCTCAGTAAGACAAAGGTTGCCCCCTATCG
The Nitrospira sp. genome window above contains:
- a CDS encoding MATE family efflux transporter; amino-acid sequence: MASSIAQIRKSVLTLALPVTVSSLLQRTEGILAVFLVGGLGATSIAAVGLGQLLAFIATTLVSGLSVGANVLIAQLWGARRTNDVEEAATHLLGLTALVSCALAAFGLLLNRPAMELLGAEPDVMTRALPYSNLIFLVIPCTIFLQVLSSILQGTGDTKTPMYALIGVNLLYVLVAYPLIYGRWGLPHLGITGAGVAVGLAEGSGVAYLLWHCRHLVSTKWQLRSDLLRSAWHIGAPVSGERLFQQAGIIVYTKIVLLYGTVSYAAHQVGLSIESLSFLPGYGFAIAAATMVGQSIGAGKYVRAKLENWEANRLATVAMASMGMLFFFFPYALLQAFTNDEAVIELGTGFLRIVAVLQIPLALTMVLAGSLRGAGDTRFIMWATTAGMWGVRVPLALLAGLWLSLDILFVWSAMIADWTVRMALLLWRYQSERWQAIRIV
- a CDS encoding DUF2779 domain-containing protein, translated to MTNDSAIASSFAPQRSLRLSKSKFLAGLQCHKRLHLELYQPQLATPPDAGTQAILDMGTEVGELARTRFPGGRLVTAGYRQTEAALAQTAEFLADPAVPAIYEAAIMADGVLIRVDILERVGASEGGGVGWRLIEVKSSTRIKDVHLDDLALQYHVLASAGLPVIGSYLMYINTGYTYSGGEADLAELFAIQDLSSAVRDRQAIVVDRLAAMKAMVLLPDPPKIEPDQHCLTPYECPFWAHCTKPKPARWIFHLPGTKQVVNQLAGQGVTTIDEIPDGTKLSLVQRRVKDHAEWVSETLGAALQTVRFPVHHLDFETVMMAVPRFAGTRPYQALPMQWSNHIEQESGGLVHHEFLHTEGTDPRKPLAEALLDSLGTQGSICVYSPYEKSVIEQLAEVLPEWRTALRALVKRLWDLHPIVRDHYYHPEFDGSYSLKNVLPALVPSLGYGDLGIQEGGHAASEYYRMVFVETDWIERVRIQEALLAYCKRDTLALVELRRALGEKAKKL
- a CDS encoding 4'-phosphopantetheinyl transferase superfamily protein — translated: MDVQSAGPVAFSSSDQICDSSWHVPVPLEARTVHLWGFSLEGTSATMALCREWLSHNERVRAGRCVRLEDGNRYILARGCLRAVLARYTGFDPSALTFHSGAAGKPALAGLPAGVAPIHFNLSHSHGRLLIAVARQQEVGVDLERIRADVEVVKLAQRFYSPAERESVMGLPGAAQSAQFFRYWAAKEAFLKCKGIGLQFPLDRCEVTLLPDGLAAAVNWNPVSGSVEQGLVRFLALEDGWIGAVTAQGDEWRTEACCWP
- the tadA gene encoding tRNA adenosine(34) deaminase TadA, whose translation is MMRKQTTNESPSPARTQDLAFMRLALEQAGLAPSVGEVPIGTLLVCKGEILAKAHNLREARQDPTAHAEMLAIQEAAAKVGSWRLTDCTLYVTLEPCPMCAGAIVQSRIARLVFGAWDPKAGACGSLMDIPAEPRLNHRVRVEGGLLEEESQRLLQEFFRNRRSLSKSGDPTVIQPAP